In Vigna unguiculata cultivar IT97K-499-35 chromosome 3, ASM411807v1, whole genome shotgun sequence, a single genomic region encodes these proteins:
- the LOC114176477 gene encoding probable diphthine methyl ester synthase: protein MLYIIGLGLGDEQDITLKGLEAVKKCHKVYMEAYTSLLSFGLSTNGISNLEKLYGKPIILADREMVEEKAHEILAEAQHDHVAFLVVGDPFGATTHTDLVVRAKKMGIEVKIVHNASVMNAIGICGLQLYRYGETVSIPFFTETWRPDSFYEKIQRNRLMGLHTLCLLDIRVKEPTLESLCRGKKAYEPPRYMTINTAIEQLLEIVQDREECAYTEDTECVGLARLGSEDQMIVAGTMKQLQLIDFGAPLHCLVIAGNTHPVEEEMLDFYRCRT from the exons ATGTTATACATAATTGGTTTAGGATTGGGTGATGAACAAGATATCACTTTGAAGGGTTTGGAAGCTGTGAAGAAGTGCCACAAGGTTTATATGGAAGCTTACACTTCCCTCCTCTCCTTTGGTCTCTCCACCAATGGCATCTCCAACTTG GAAAAACTATACGGTAAACCCATTATTCTTGCCGACAGAGAAATGGTAGAAGAAAAGGCCCATGAAATTCTTGCAGAAGCTCAGCATGACCACGTTGCTTTTCTCGTCGTTGGGGACCCTTTTGG GGCTACCACTCACACTGATCTTGTTGTTCGAGCCAAGAAGATGGGAATTGAAGTCAAAATAGTGCACAATGCGTCTGTGATGAATGCTATTGGAATTTGTGGTCTGCAACTTTACCGATATGGGGAGACTGTTTCTATACCTTTTTTTACCGAGACATGGAGACCTGATAGCTTCTATGAAAAGATTCAGAGAAACCGACTCATGGGACTGCACACTCTTTGCTTGTTAG ATATTCGCGTGAAGGAGCCCACACTGGAATCTTTGTGCAG AGGGAAAAAAGCCTATGAACCACCCAGATATATGACGATAAACACAGCCATTGAGCAGCTTTTGGAGATTGTGCAAGATCGTGAAGAATGTG CCTATACTGAGGATACCGAGTGTGTTGGGCTTGCACGGCTTGGTAGTGAAGATCAGATGATAGTAGCTGGAACAATGAAGCAGTTACAGTTAATTGATTTTGGAGCACCTTTACATTGCCTTGTCATAGCTGGCAATACCCATCCTGTGGAGGAAGAGATGCTGGATTTTTACAGATGCAGGACATAG